One region of Drosophila ananassae strain 14024-0371.13 chromosome Y unlocalized genomic scaffold, ASM1763931v2 tig00000112, whole genome shotgun sequence genomic DNA includes:
- the LOC116655631 gene encoding sialin-like — protein sequence MTISLGFNGAATASNLANSQDLAPNYAGTLYGIINCIGTTPGIFSPLIVAAFTKEENTIDQWHWVFIIGAAAYILFALFFWVFGSGKIQKWNEVETTESREDIVNTNL from the exons ATGACCATTTCCCTGGGATTCAACGGAGCTGCCACTGCCTCCAACTTGGCCAACTCCCAGGACTTGGCACCTAACTATGCGGGTACTCTATATGGAATCATTAACTGCATTGGAACCACGCCAGGAATCTTCTCGCCCTTGATTGTGGCAGCCTTTACAAAAGAAGAG AACACCATCGATCAGTGGCATTGGGTCTTCatcattggagctgctgcctaCATATTGTTCGCCCTCTTTTTCTGGGTCTTTGGCTCTGGCAAGATCCAGAAATGGAACGAAGTGGAGACCACAGAGTCGCGAGAGGATATTGTCAACACAAATTTGTAG